From a region of the Coprococcus comes ATCC 27758 genome:
- a CDS encoding PadR family transcriptional regulator encodes MVFNTGAALLDAIVLAVVSREQEGTYGYKITQDVRRVLDVSESTMYPVLRRLQKDECLEVYDMQFDGRNRRYYKVTEKGMAQLNLYKVEWKNYTRKITEMFEGGAAE; translated from the coding sequence ATGGTATTTAACACCGGAGCTGCCCTCCTTGATGCAATCGTGCTTGCCGTTGTATCACGGGAACAGGAAGGAACCTATGGATATAAGATCACACAGGATGTCCGGAGAGTTCTGGATGTATCGGAATCAACGATGTACCCGGTACTCAGAAGACTTCAGAAAGATGAATGCCTGGAAGTCTACGATATGCAGTTTGACGGAAGAAACCGCAGATACTATAAAGTTACAGAAAAAGGAATGGCACAGCTTAATTTGTATAAAGTCGAATGGAAGAACTACACAAGGAAGATTACAGAGATGTTCGAGGGAGGTGCAGCCGAATGA
- the addA gene encoding helicase-exonuclease AddAB subunit AddA, with protein MGVKWTEEQQQVIDLRDHNILVSAAAGSGKTAVLVERIIARLTRDANPVDVDHMLIVTYTEAAAAEMKERIGAAIEKELEEDPSSEHLKRQSALIHTAKITTIHSFCLSVIREYFHTIDLDPGFRIAEEGELKLLKQDVMKELLEAKYEEGNEDFLRFVETFATGREDLQVEEIISRLYEFAGSYPDPEEWLDDCARMYEESGEKAIYIEKVMEYIRRTVADMQMLMEKADQICMEPDGPYMYGEMLEADQKVLRKLFAAKSYEEMYEALKEKPAWKTLSRKKDDAVDPTKREQVRAYRDTWKKLIDDIRNNYFFQPPSEMEADRKICIPVMHELVSLVKEYQRVLAAKKAEKNLIDFRDMEQFALQILTRKENGKRVPSEVAKEYQNTFEEVMIDEYQDSNLIQEAILTSVSRISRGENNLFMVGDVKQSIYRFRLSRPELFMEKFNTYSLTYGGNRRIDLHKNFRSRAEVLDAVNFIFRQIMTEELGRITYDENAALYVGASYPESEKNETEILLLDTKSEEEDTGLSVRSGSQTAKELEVRLIAQRIGELMENQQIVDKETGMLRPIRYQDIVILTRSPAGWTDTVTRILQDEGIPVLAESADGYFETLEIGWMMDYLRVLDNFRQDIPLVAVLKSPFGRMTNEELAQIRELNAEVPFYQNVLETADPEKKTDLPAGILKKVRDVFGWLFYFRERIPYTAIHDLLWEIMKKTGYRDYIAAMPGGKGRRANLDMLITRAKAFEATSYKGLYHFVRYIDQLKKYNVDFGEAGLYDEQTDAVRLMSIHKSKGLEFPVVIVTGMGKRFNIQDTTASVVIHPDLGFGIDAIDLERRTKSPTLLKKVIQNEIGLENLGEELRVLYVALTRAKEKLILTGTVPHAADKLEACQLEQENSQKETLDFTKLARATSYYDWILPAAVRKTEEVPIELKVIGVDTLVEGEVDKEAADYLEKEVFLEKIEAEEHPMSVTDERFRAKIEEAFSYRYPYQGEDQLKMKYTVSELKKYAAASEEEDGEILIPEEEIVPILPNFMKEEEEVKGATKGTAYHKVMELLDFSKIYTMDLLRENIENLKNEGYLDAGTAGCIQKKEIMEFLNTNVGKRMQNAARAKTLYREQPFVLGVDAKEFYPDQKKGEMVLIQGIIDAYFEEDGEIIVLDYKTDRVQTEAELKDRYREQLRLYTKALEQIIRKKVKEQIIYSFTLRKEIHLEDYKND; from the coding sequence ATGGGAGTAAAATGGACCGAAGAACAGCAGCAGGTGATCGACCTGCGCGATCATAATATTCTGGTGTCAGCAGCCGCTGGCTCCGGGAAAACTGCTGTTCTGGTGGAGCGGATTATTGCGAGGCTGACAAGGGATGCAAATCCGGTGGATGTCGACCATATGCTGATCGTGACCTACACTGAGGCGGCGGCTGCTGAGATGAAAGAAAGGATCGGTGCTGCGATTGAGAAGGAGCTGGAGGAGGATCCGTCAAGTGAACATCTGAAGCGGCAGTCTGCCCTGATCCATACAGCAAAGATTACAACGATCCACAGCTTCTGCCTGTCTGTGATCCGGGAGTATTTTCACACGATCGATCTGGATCCTGGATTCCGTATTGCGGAAGAAGGAGAATTAAAGCTTTTGAAGCAGGACGTGATGAAAGAGCTTCTGGAAGCAAAATATGAAGAAGGAAACGAGGATTTCCTGCGTTTTGTGGAGACTTTTGCAACCGGAAGGGAAGATCTGCAGGTGGAAGAAATCATCAGCAGACTGTATGAATTTGCCGGAAGTTATCCGGATCCGGAGGAGTGGCTGGATGACTGTGCAAGGATGTACGAAGAGAGCGGGGAAAAAGCCATTTATATTGAAAAGGTGATGGAGTATATCCGGAGAACAGTTGCGGATATGCAGATGCTGATGGAAAAAGCGGACCAGATCTGCATGGAACCGGACGGACCGTATATGTATGGAGAAATGCTGGAAGCGGATCAGAAAGTTCTGAGAAAGCTTTTTGCGGCAAAGAGCTATGAAGAAATGTATGAGGCACTGAAAGAAAAGCCGGCATGGAAAACTCTGTCCAGAAAGAAAGATGACGCAGTAGATCCGACAAAAAGAGAGCAGGTAAGAGCCTATCGGGATACCTGGAAGAAACTTATCGATGACATTCGAAACAATTATTTTTTCCAGCCGCCATCTGAGATGGAAGCAGACCGGAAAATCTGCATTCCGGTGATGCATGAGCTGGTCAGTCTGGTAAAAGAATACCAGAGGGTACTTGCAGCTAAGAAGGCAGAAAAAAATCTGATCGATTTCCGGGATATGGAACAGTTTGCCTTGCAGATCCTGACAAGAAAAGAAAACGGAAAAAGAGTGCCTTCTGAGGTGGCCAAGGAGTATCAGAATACATTTGAGGAAGTAATGATCGATGAATATCAGGACAGTAACCTGATCCAGGAGGCGATCCTGACCAGTGTGTCCCGGATCAGCAGAGGGGAAAATAATCTCTTCATGGTAGGAGATGTGAAGCAGAGTATTTACCGTTTCCGCTTGTCAAGGCCGGAGCTTTTCATGGAAAAATTCAATACCTACAGTCTGACGTACGGAGGAAACAGGCGAATCGATCTGCACAAAAATTTCCGAAGCCGGGCAGAAGTGCTGGATGCGGTAAACTTCATTTTCCGACAGATCATGACCGAAGAGCTTGGAAGGATCACATACGATGAGAATGCTGCACTTTATGTGGGAGCTTCTTACCCGGAATCCGAAAAGAATGAGACAGAAATCCTTCTTCTGGATACAAAAAGTGAGGAAGAGGATACCGGGCTTTCTGTGCGAAGCGGAAGCCAGACGGCAAAAGAGCTGGAAGTCCGTCTGATCGCACAAAGAATCGGAGAGCTGATGGAAAATCAGCAGATTGTAGATAAAGAAACGGGAATGTTGCGACCGATACGCTATCAGGATATTGTAATCCTGACAAGAAGCCCTGCAGGGTGGACCGATACTGTTACACGAATTTTGCAGGATGAGGGAATACCGGTTCTGGCTGAATCGGCAGATGGGTATTTTGAAACTCTGGAAATTGGATGGATGATGGACTATCTGCGTGTACTTGACAATTTTCGTCAGGACATTCCACTCGTTGCAGTGCTGAAATCCCCGTTTGGAAGAATGACAAATGAAGAACTGGCACAGATCAGAGAATTGAATGCAGAAGTACCATTTTATCAGAATGTGCTGGAAACAGCGGATCCGGAAAAAAAGACAGATCTTCCGGCGGGCATTCTGAAAAAAGTGCGCGATGTATTTGGATGGCTCTTTTATTTCCGGGAGAGGATACCGTACACGGCAATCCATGATCTCCTGTGGGAGATCATGAAAAAGACAGGATACCGGGATTATATCGCGGCAATGCCAGGAGGAAAAGGAAGGCGCGCGAATCTTGATATGCTGATCACCAGGGCAAAGGCATTTGAGGCAACCAGTTATAAGGGACTGTATCATTTTGTCCGTTATATTGATCAGCTCAAGAAATATAATGTAGACTTTGGGGAAGCCGGGCTTTACGATGAGCAGACGGATGCAGTTCGTCTGATGAGTATCCATAAGAGTAAAGGATTGGAATTCCCGGTTGTGATTGTGACCGGAATGGGAAAGAGGTTCAACATTCAGGATACCACGGCAAGCGTTGTGATCCATCCGGATCTGGGGTTTGGAATCGATGCGATCGATCTGGAGCGGCGAACCAAATCTCCGACACTATTAAAGAAAGTTATTCAAAATGAAATCGGTCTGGAAAATCTTGGTGAGGAGCTTCGTGTGCTTTATGTAGCACTTACACGTGCAAAGGAAAAGCTGATTCTTACCGGAACGGTTCCACATGCGGCAGACAAACTGGAAGCCTGTCAGCTGGAACAGGAAAATAGTCAGAAAGAAACACTGGACTTTACAAAACTTGCACGTGCAACGTCTTATTATGACTGGATCCTTCCGGCGGCAGTGCGTAAAACAGAAGAAGTTCCAATCGAATTAAAAGTGATTGGTGTTGATACGCTTGTAGAAGGTGAAGTGGATAAGGAAGCAGCAGATTATCTGGAAAAAGAGGTGTTCCTTGAAAAAATAGAAGCAGAAGAACATCCGATGTCTGTGACAGATGAACGTTTTCGGGCAAAAATCGAGGAAGCATTTTCCTACAGATATCCGTATCAGGGTGAAGATCAGCTGAAAATGAAGTACACCGTGTCAGAGCTGAAAAAATATGCGGCAGCTTCGGAAGAAGAAGATGGAGAAATACTGATTCCGGAAGAGGAGATTGTTCCAATCCTTCCGAATTTTATGAAAGAGGAAGAAGAGGTAAAAGGAGCAACAAAAGGAACAGCTTATCATAAAGTAATGGAGCTTCTCGATTTTTCGAAAATATATACGATGGATTTACTGCGGGAAAACATAGAGAATCTGAAAAACGAAGGATACCTGGATGCGGGAACAGCCGGGTGTATTCAAAAAAAAGAAATTATGGAGTTTCTTAATACGAATGTGGGAAAAAGAATGCAAAATGCAGCCAGGGCAAAAACACTTTACCGCGAGCAGCCGTTTGTTCTCGGTGTAGATGCAAAAGAATTTTATCCGGATCAGAAAAAGGGTGAAATGGTACTGATCCAGGGAATTATTGATGCTTACTTTGAAGAAGACGGAGAAATCATCGTACTCGATTATAAAACCGACCGTGTACAAACCGAAGCCGAACTAAAAGACCGCTACCGGGAACAGCTCCGCCTTTACACCAAAGCCCTTGAACAGATCATTCGGAAAAAAGTAAAAGAACAGATCATCTACTCCTTCACCCTTCGCAAAGAAATCCACCTGGAGGACTACAAAAATGATTAA
- a CDS encoding DUF1700 domain-containing protein, producing the protein MNRTEYMRELDALLHGISKEEREEAMQYYNDYFDDAGSENEEKVIEELGSPAKLAETIRAGINGNTDDAESYGEYGERGYQDRRFDSSEYPAGRDDYYKDSYSETYGESQSQNDRNPFSERQYSYTANSNQGYTYAGNQGYGAGQTTEMPRKKSSAGKIILIICILVIGLPIVVPTALGLLLAAFGVLVVLAISAIAIWVAAVATAAVGILLGIHGFGQLFYSPVLGIGMLGVGCLLLALGAVFTVLIGWGCIKLIPMMFRGLVNLCRRPFQKKRGECR; encoded by the coding sequence ATGAACCGTACAGAGTATATGAGGGAATTAGATGCACTGCTTCATGGAATTTCGAAAGAAGAAAGAGAAGAAGCAATGCAGTATTACAATGATTATTTTGATGACGCCGGAAGCGAGAATGAAGAAAAAGTAATCGAAGAGCTGGGAAGTCCTGCAAAGCTTGCCGAAACGATCCGTGCCGGGATAAATGGTAATACCGATGATGCGGAAAGTTATGGAGAGTACGGAGAGCGAGGATATCAGGACAGGCGTTTTGACAGCAGTGAGTACCCGGCAGGAAGAGATGACTATTATAAAGACAGCTATTCGGAGACATATGGAGAAAGCCAGTCACAGAATGACAGGAATCCATTTTCGGAAAGACAGTATTCTTATACAGCTAATTCTAATCAGGGATATACATATGCGGGAAATCAGGGATATGGTGCGGGTCAGACGACAGAAATGCCACGGAAGAAATCCAGTGCCGGCAAGATCATTCTGATCATCTGTATCCTTGTGATTGGGCTTCCAATTGTAGTTCCGACAGCACTTGGTCTTCTTTTGGCGGCATTTGGAGTTCTGGTCGTACTTGCAATATCAGCAATAGCGATCTGGGTGGCAGCAGTTGCAACCGCAGCCGTAGGGATTCTGTTGGGGATTCACGGATTTGGTCAGCTGTTTTATTCCCCGGTTCTTGGAATCGGAATGCTTGGTGTCGGCTGCCTGCTGCTGGCACTTGGGGCAGTATTTACAGTATTGATCGGATGGGGATGTATCAAACTGATTCCAATGATGTTCCGTGGGCTTGTAAATCTTTGTCGCAGACCATTTCAGAAAAAGAGAGGTGAATGCAGATGA
- a CDS encoding DUF1294 domain-containing protein, with amino-acid sequence MIKIILLVYLLLINIITYFTYAADKTKARQNKWRIPERTLILLALLAMKHYHHKTRHLKFKLGIPIILIIQIVITYFLYPHI; translated from the coding sequence ATGATTAAAATAATACTCCTTGTATACCTGCTATTGATCAACATCATCACCTACTTCACCTACGCCGCCGATAAAACCAAAGCCCGCCAAAACAAATGGCGAATCCCCGAACGCACCCTCATCCTCCTGGCCCTCCTCGCCATGAAACACTACCACCACAAAACCCGCCACCTGAAATTCAAATTAGGAATCCCTATTATTCTAATCATTCAAATAGTAATTACATATTTTCTTTACCCCCATATTTAA
- a CDS encoding PspC domain-containing protein — MEQKRLYRSVTNRKICGVCGGLGEYFNIDPTLIRLGGVLLACVSCGTAVVAYFVAAVIIPDPE, encoded by the coding sequence ATGGAACAGAAAAGATTATACAGATCCGTAACAAACCGTAAGATCTGCGGTGTATGTGGAGGCCTTGGAGAATATTTTAATATCGATCCTACATTGATCCGGCTTGGAGGTGTTTTGCTGGCTTGCGTAAGTTGTGGGACTGCCGTGGTTGCCTATTTTGTTGCAGCAGTTATCATTCCGGATCCAGAATAA
- a CDS encoding DUF4097 family beta strand repeat-containing protein, whose product MKKGWKIFWTVIISLTGAGVVFCIIALCLGVTFSQFEKAYPNGIGIMRKNYVSFDDDWDDDELDDTENVVSEEAFSGVENLKLDIGASEVRIKTGTDDKIHVDDSGMKTENAVQKTLSHDGKTLEITTKMRSSFSFKNVRNAKGTLVIYLPRDYKFDQVDMEYGAVTAEIDGLNAKSLKIESGASGCTIKNADIEELDVETGAGSLDFYGTVEKEVDIDCGAGSVTLNLEGKVEDYNYELDSSAGSVEIGEDIDLGGLSTEKSIDNGSKRTIEISNGAGSVEIRFH is encoded by the coding sequence ATGAAAAAAGGATGGAAGATTTTCTGGACAGTTATTATAAGCCTGACAGGGGCAGGAGTTGTATTTTGTATCATTGCATTATGTCTTGGAGTCACATTTTCACAGTTTGAAAAAGCATATCCGAATGGAATTGGTATTATGAGAAAGAATTATGTTTCTTTCGATGACGATTGGGATGATGATGAGCTGGATGATACAGAAAATGTTGTATCGGAAGAGGCATTTTCCGGTGTGGAGAATCTGAAGCTTGATATCGGTGCAAGTGAGGTGCGGATCAAGACGGGGACAGATGACAAGATCCATGTGGATGATTCCGGAATGAAAACGGAAAACGCAGTGCAGAAAACGTTGTCCCATGACGGAAAAACTCTGGAAATAACAACGAAAATGCGCAGCAGTTTCAGTTTCAAAAATGTGAGAAACGCAAAGGGAACACTTGTGATCTATCTTCCAAGAGATTACAAGTTCGATCAGGTGGACATGGAATATGGTGCAGTAACAGCAGAGATCGATGGACTAAATGCGAAAAGCCTTAAGATTGAAAGCGGGGCATCAGGCTGTACAATAAAAAATGCAGATATAGAGGAGTTAGATGTAGAAACAGGTGCCGGAAGTCTGGATTTTTATGGAACAGTGGAAAAAGAAGTGGACATTGACTGTGGTGCTGGAAGCGTCACACTGAATCTGGAAGGAAAAGTGGAGGATTATAATTATGAACTGGATAGCAGTGCCGGTTCGGTAGAAATTGGAGAAGATATAGATCTTGGCGGCTTAAGCACAGAGAAGTCAATCGATAATGGCAGTAAACGCACGATTGAGATATCGAACGGAGCAGGCAGCGTGGAGATCCGTTTCCATTAG